The proteins below come from a single Drosophila busckii strain San Diego stock center, stock number 13000-0081.31 chromosome X, ASM1175060v1, whole genome shotgun sequence genomic window:
- the LOC108605520 gene encoding nucleoporin Nup35 — protein MEPMTLGSPVSSPGNNQSQYLPPFLMGDPQAMTSHNNTLSPKPGRYNVSFATSPNNNHTNTPQEASYRDAQQQQQSQMNRSALGTRTLFATGGGGGNGGSGAANTSHQAGPPTQGLFESLRNEQHCVTPQRQTPLNLLQLNNSNYSLNQSVQPVNDSFGPHASFAPNASFAPNASMRGLCSPRSPVPPAARGSDFWVTVFGFAPGASSMILQHFTMCGSIVDVLHAPQNGNWMHVRFASRIESDKALNYNLKIIAGNVMVGVTRCTDEAILDKENVKQNQEVPESISMSKVRGMSQKSYNMAQQGAHVAPASNVPQKSTGLVNKAMDLFFGW, from the exons ATGGAGCCCATGACTTTAGGCAGTCCTGTAAGCAGTCCTGGCAACAATCAAAGCCAATATTTGCCGCCTTTTCTCATGGGCGATCCTCAGGCAATGACATCACATAATAATACGCTGTCGCCCAAGCCGGGGCGCTATAATGTTAGCTTTG CTACCTcacccaacaacaaccacactAATACGCCTCAAGAGGCAAGCTATAGagatgcgcagcagcaacagcaaagccaGATGAATCGCTCAGCGTTGGGCACACGCACACTCTTTGCAAcgggtggcggcggcggcaacggcggcaGTGGTGCAGCCAATACAAGCCATCAAGCAGGACCTCCCACGCAAGGATTATTTGAATCTCTGCGTAATGAGCAACACTGTGTAACGCCACAACGCCAAACGCCTctcaatttgctgcagctgaacaATTCCAATTATAGTCTCAATCAAAGCGTACAGCCTGTCAATGACTCCTTTGGGCCCCATGCCTCGTTCGCACCCAATGCCTCGTTTGCACCCAATGCTTCCATGCGTGGACTCTGCTCGCCCAGGTCACCAGTTCCACCAGCTGCGCGTGGCAGCGACTTCTGGGTCACCGTCTTTGGCTTTGCTCCCGGCGCCAGTTCCATGATCTTGCAGCATTTCACAATGTGTGGCAGCATTGTGGATGTGTTACATGCTCCACAGAATGGCAACTGGATGCATGTGCGCTTTGCCTCGCGCATCGAGAGTGACAAGGCTTTGAACTACAACCTCAAGATTATTGCGGGTAATGTCATGGTAGGCGTCACACGCTGCACCGATGAAGCCATTCTGGATAAGGAGAATGTCAAGCAAAACCAAGAGGTACCCGAGTCTATATCGATGTCCAAGGTGCGTGGCATGTCTCAGAAATCGTATAATATGGCGCAACAGGGGGCGCATGTCGCGCCCGCCAGCAATGTGCCTCAGAAGAGCACGGGTCTGGTGAACAAGGCCATGGATTTGTTTTTTGGCTGGTGA